Proteins from a single region of Apium graveolens cultivar Ventura chromosome 7, ASM990537v1, whole genome shotgun sequence:
- the LOC141673524 gene encoding protein FAR1-RELATED SEQUENCE 5-like has product MNLVQRERHVNTATRSLIKTLYGSGVRNCQVMNVIGNIHGGNDKVGFNVQHARNVLRDERKKKFEISDAQAGLDLLYRLNEESGSKYFIRTEVDEENRLKYLICNAICPIYQSHQSVIFGFALMRDEHASTFEWILRTWLEGVGNKPPLTIITDHDQAMASAIAARWASFVEKYHLQEYK; this is encoded by the exons ATGAATTTGGTACAACGCGAAAGACATGTCAACACCGCTACTCGTAGTTTGATTAAAACACTTTATGGTTCGGGGGTTCGTAATTGTCAAGTGATGAATGTGATTGGTAACATTCATGGAGGTAATGATAAAGTTGGTTTCAATGTACAACATGCTAGAAATGTGTTAAGAGACGAGAGGAAGAAAAAGTTTGAGATTAGTGACGCCCAAGCGGGGTTGGACTTGTTGTATAGGTTGAATGAAGAAAGTggttctaaatattttattaggaCCGAAGTTGATGAAGAGAATCGTTTGAAGTATCTA ATATGCAATGCCATTTGTCCCATTTACCAGAGTCATCAATCGGTTATTTTCGGGTTTGCATTGATGCGGGATGAACATGCGTCGACTTTTGAGTGGATTCTTCGTACTTGGCTTGAAGGTGTGGGGAATAAGCCTCCATTGACTATAATCACGGATCATGATCAAGCCATGGCAAGCGCTATTGCG GCTAGATGGGCGTCGTTTGTGGAAAAGTATCACTTGCAagagtataaatga